The following coding sequences lie in one Eschrichtius robustus isolate mEscRob2 chromosome 17, mEscRob2.pri, whole genome shotgun sequence genomic window:
- the LOC137751313 gene encoding LOW QUALITY PROTEIN: NF-kappa-B inhibitor-interacting Ras-like protein 1 (The sequence of the model RefSeq protein was modified relative to this genomic sequence to represent the inferred CDS: inserted 1 base in 1 codon), protein MGKGCKVVVCGLLSVGKTAILEQLLYGNHTIGMEDCETMEDVYMAAVETDRGVKKQLHLYDTQGLQEGVELPKHYFSFADGFVLVYSVNNLESFQRVELLKKXDKFKDKKEVAIVVLGNKTDLPEQRQVDAEVAQRWARSEKVHLWEVTVTDRKSLIEPFTLLARKLSQPQSKASFPLPGRRSKGNSSSEN, encoded by the exons ATGGGAAAGGGCTGTAAGGTTGTGGTTTGTGGCTTGTTATCTGTGGGGAAAACGGCAATTTTGGAGCAGCTCCTTTATGGGAATCATACTATTGGAATGGAGGACTGTGAAACAATGGAAGATGTGTATATGGCTGCAGTGGAAACAGATCGGGGAGTCAAGAAACAGTTACATCTTTACGACACCCAAGGCCTACAGGAAGGCGTGGAGCTGCCAAagcattatttttcatttgctgATGGCTTTGTTCTTGTGTACAGTGTGAATAACCTTGAATCCTTTCAAAGAGTGGAGCTTCTGAAGA TTGATAAGTTCAAAGACAAAAAAGAGGTGGCCATTGTCGTGTTAGGAAACAAAACTGACCTTCCTGAGCAGAGACAAGTGGACGCCGAAGTGGCACAGCGGTGGGCCAGGAGCGAGAAGGTGCATCTGTGGGAGGTGACGGTCACAGACCGCAAGTCCCTGATCGAGCCCTTCACCCTGCTAGCCCGCAAACTCTCCCAGCCCCAGAGCAAAGCgagcttccctctgcctgggaggaGAAGCAAAGGCAACTCCAGCTCTGAGAACTAA